In Chromobacterium rhizoryzae, one genomic interval encodes:
- a CDS encoding TetR/AcrR family transcriptional regulator produces the protein MSKNRIKTYDRIIQESLKLFNEQGERSITTNHIAAHLGISPGNLYYHFRNKEEIVYQIFLMYREFINQRLAVPENREMTVDDLVNYLDTAFLAMWQFRFMFYDLPGMLARNPQMQSEYHQFVNTELKNILAEHFREFIRLGLLEMDEEDIEPVSINIWLVVKFWFAFEQTARPKAPITEESGHRGVLQVLALLKPYVQDQYMGAFQALCERHKV, from the coding sequence ATGAGCAAAAACAGAATCAAAACCTACGACCGCATCATCCAGGAGAGCCTCAAGCTGTTCAACGAACAGGGCGAGCGCAGCATCACCACCAATCACATCGCCGCGCATCTGGGCATCAGTCCGGGCAATCTGTACTACCACTTCCGCAACAAGGAAGAAATCGTCTACCAGATCTTCCTGATGTACCGCGAGTTCATCAACCAGCGTCTGGCGGTGCCGGAAAACCGCGAAATGACGGTGGACGATCTGGTCAACTACCTGGACACCGCCTTCCTGGCGATGTGGCAGTTCCGCTTCATGTTCTACGACCTGCCGGGCATGCTGGCGCGCAACCCTCAGATGCAGTCGGAGTACCACCAGTTCGTCAACACCGAGCTGAAAAACATCCTGGCCGAGCACTTTCGCGAATTCATCCGCCTGGGCCTGCTGGAAATGGACGAGGAAGACATCGAACCGGTCAGCATCAATATCTGGCTGGTGGTGAAGTTCTGGTTCGCCTTTGAACAGACCGCGCGCCCCAAGGCGCCGATCACCGAGGAATCCGGCCACCGCGGCGTGCTGCAGGTGCTGGCCCTGCTCAAGCCCTATGTGCAGGATCAGTATATGGGCGCCTTCCAGGCGCTGTGCGAGCGCCACAAAGTGTGA
- the aroF gene encoding 3-deoxy-7-phosphoheptulonate synthase, which translates to MIIIMNRQAPESEVAAVVAKIRGAGLSEHVSRGAERTIIGAVGDERSLSPEMFESMPGVERAMRVVREYRIVSRETHPQNSVVQARGLAFGGEALQVIAGPSAVESASQIAQAATAARAAGCRLLHGGVFKQHPSPYGFQGLGVEGIEQLIAAGRAEGLPVVSELADVRMLDVFLEQGVDIIQIGSRSMQNVELLKEVGRLNKPVILKRGVAATLGDWLMAAEYIAAGGNHNIVFCERGIRSFEPAYRAMLDVSAIPLLKRETHLPVIVDPSHAAGKAWLVPALAKAALAAGADGLLLDMHPQPEAALCEADQALTPDGLAALMAELRPLAAALGRSL; encoded by the coding sequence ATGATCATCATCATGAACCGGCAGGCGCCGGAAAGCGAAGTGGCGGCCGTGGTGGCCAAGATCCGCGGGGCGGGACTCAGCGAGCATGTGTCGCGCGGCGCGGAACGCACCATCATCGGCGCGGTGGGCGACGAGCGCAGCCTGTCGCCGGAAATGTTTGAATCCATGCCTGGCGTGGAGCGGGCGATGCGAGTGGTGCGGGAATACCGCATCGTGTCGCGGGAAACCCATCCGCAGAACAGCGTGGTGCAGGCGCGAGGCCTGGCTTTCGGCGGCGAGGCCTTGCAGGTGATCGCCGGTCCGTCGGCCGTGGAGTCGGCGTCGCAAATCGCTCAGGCCGCGACCGCGGCGCGGGCCGCCGGCTGCCGGCTGCTGCACGGCGGGGTGTTCAAGCAGCATCCCAGCCCTTACGGTTTCCAGGGCTTGGGCGTGGAGGGCATCGAGCAGTTGATCGCCGCCGGCCGCGCCGAAGGTTTGCCGGTGGTGTCCGAATTGGCCGACGTGCGCATGCTGGATGTGTTTCTGGAGCAGGGCGTGGACATCATCCAGATCGGCTCGCGCAGCATGCAGAACGTGGAGTTGTTGAAGGAAGTGGGACGTTTGAACAAACCGGTCATCCTCAAGCGCGGCGTCGCCGCGACCTTGGGTGACTGGCTGATGGCGGCCGAATACATCGCCGCCGGCGGCAACCACAACATTGTGTTCTGCGAGCGCGGCATTCGCAGCTTCGAGCCGGCCTACCGTGCCATGCTGGACGTCAGCGCGATCCCCCTGCTCAAGCGCGAGACCCATTTGCCGGTGATCGTCGATCCCAGCCACGCCGCCGGCAAAGCCTGGCTGGTGCCCGCTCTGGCCAAGGCGGCCCTGGCCGCCGGCGCGGACGGCTTGCTGCTGGACATGCATCCGCAGCCGGAAGCCGCCTTGTGCGAGGCCGATCAGGCCTTGACGCCGGACGGTTTGGCCGCCCTGATGGCGGAATTGCGGCCCTTGGCGGCGGCCTTGGGGCGTAGCCTGTAA
- a CDS encoding LOG family protein → MKAICLFCGSNKGAKPEYEAAARDFGRTLAEQGVTLVYGAGKVGLMGVAADAALAAGGKVVGVIPEFLKAKEVAHTGLTEIHVTETMHQRKALMAELSDGFIALPGGFGTFDELFEILTWGQLSLHGKPVGLLDAAGYYQPLHRMMEHAVAEGFARPGNMDLFRISEDLPTLLTEMRAYRPQEVAKWLDLAKA, encoded by the coding sequence ATGAAAGCCATCTGTCTGTTTTGCGGCTCCAATAAGGGCGCCAAGCCCGAATACGAAGCGGCCGCGCGCGATTTTGGCCGCACCTTGGCCGAGCAGGGCGTGACCCTGGTTTACGGCGCCGGCAAGGTCGGCCTGATGGGCGTGGCGGCGGACGCCGCGCTGGCGGCCGGCGGCAAGGTCGTCGGCGTGATTCCGGAGTTTCTCAAGGCCAAGGAAGTGGCGCATACCGGCCTGACGGAGATTCATGTCACCGAAACCATGCATCAGCGCAAGGCGCTGATGGCGGAGTTGTCCGACGGCTTCATCGCCTTGCCGGGCGGCTTCGGCACCTTCGACGAATTGTTCGAGATCCTGACCTGGGGCCAGCTGTCCTTGCACGGCAAGCCGGTGGGCCTGCTCGACGCCGCCGGCTATTACCAGCCCTTGCACCGGATGATGGAGCACGCGGTGGCCGAAGGCTTCGCCCGCCCCGGCAATATGGACCTGTTCCGCATCAGCGAGGACCTGCCCACGCTGCTGACGGAGATGCGCGCCTACCGGCCGCAAGAGGTGGCCAAGTGGCTGGACCTGGCCAAGGCCTGA
- the pheA gene encoding prephenate dehydratase: MSEHLLKQHRDAIDNIDVEILNLLNQRATHAREIGEIKGGGIIYRPEREAQVLRRVKELNPGPLPGESVARLFREVMSECLALEKPLSIAYLGPEGTFSQLATLKHFGHAARTVACSSIDEAFRLVESRGLDYVVAPVENSTEGAVGRTLDLMVTSPLKICGEVVLRIHHHLLRKVEGLDGIRRVYAHAQALAQCHEWLNKNLPEAVERVSVASNAEAARLAAEDEGAAAIAGQAAAERYALLKLASNIEDEPNNTTRFLVLGLQDVGVTGQDKTSVVVSAPNRPGAVHHLLAPIAGNGVSMSKFESRPSRAGLWDYVFFIDMEGHRDDANVRQALAGLAECTSFVKVLGSYPLAVL, from the coding sequence GTGTCGGAACATTTACTTAAACAGCACCGCGACGCCATCGACAACATCGATGTGGAAATCCTCAATCTGCTGAACCAGCGCGCCACCCATGCGCGCGAAATCGGCGAGATCAAGGGCGGCGGCATCATTTATCGGCCCGAGCGCGAGGCGCAGGTGCTGCGCCGCGTCAAAGAACTGAATCCCGGCCCCTTGCCGGGCGAGTCGGTGGCGCGCTTGTTCCGCGAGGTGATGTCCGAATGCCTGGCGCTGGAAAAGCCCTTGTCCATCGCCTATCTGGGGCCGGAAGGCACGTTCAGCCAGCTGGCCACGCTCAAGCATTTCGGCCACGCGGCGCGCACCGTGGCCTGTAGCTCGATCGACGAGGCCTTCCGCCTGGTGGAGTCGCGCGGCCTGGATTACGTGGTGGCGCCGGTGGAAAACTCCACCGAAGGCGCGGTGGGCCGCACGTTGGACCTGATGGTGACCAGCCCGCTGAAGATTTGCGGCGAAGTGGTGCTGCGCATCCATCACCATTTGCTGCGCAAGGTGGAGGGCCTGGATGGCATCCGCCGCGTGTACGCCCACGCCCAGGCGCTGGCGCAGTGTCACGAGTGGCTGAACAAGAATCTGCCGGAGGCGGTGGAGCGGGTGTCGGTGGCCAGCAACGCCGAAGCGGCGCGCCTGGCGGCCGAAGACGAGGGCGCGGCGGCGATCGCCGGTCAGGCCGCGGCCGAGCGCTACGCTTTGCTGAAGCTGGCGTCCAATATCGAGGACGAGCCCAACAACACCACTCGTTTCCTGGTGCTGGGGCTGCAGGACGTGGGCGTGACCGGTCAGGACAAGACTTCGGTCGTGGTGTCCGCGCCCAACCGCCCAGGCGCGGTGCACCATCTGCTGGCGCCCATCGCCGGCAATGGCGTGTCCATGAGCAAGTTCGAGTCGCGGCCTTCGCGGGCCGGGCTGTGGGACTATGTGTTCTTCATCGATATGGAGGGGCATAGAGACGACGCCAATGTGCGCCAGGCCTTGGCCGGCCTCGCCGAGTGCACTTCCTTCGTCAAGGTATTGGGTTCTTATCCGCTCGCGGTGCTTTGA
- a CDS encoding MFS transporter has protein sequence MNDSIKRLLLTGGLIVSLAMGIRHGFGFFMPPMTQAFGWSREAFAFALGLQNLVWGLAQPFAGALADRHGSGKVLLGGALLYVAGLALMTVSGTPLLFSLSAGVLLGLALSCVTYSVIFGVVARSVPPAYRSRAMGIVAAAGSFGQFAMIPVEQGLIDGLGWLPALLILAGCAALMLPLSGWLAREDRPAQSAASAHLLRSMADTFAAAWAERGFRLLMAGYFVCGFQVVFIGVHLPAYLRDHGLGGGVASLALALIGLFNIFGTMAFGELGSRWSKPGLLSFIYLARSVVIAVFLLLPLSGVSVAVFAAAMGFLWLSTVPLTNGVIAGMFGVRHLGMLSGAVFFSHQVGSFLGVWLGGALYDLLGNYDLVWMLAIALGLLAAAANLPVRETPSASFAKEDA, from the coding sequence GCCTTCGGCTGGAGCCGGGAAGCCTTCGCCTTCGCGCTGGGCCTGCAAAACCTGGTCTGGGGCCTGGCGCAGCCCTTCGCCGGCGCGCTGGCGGATAGGCACGGCTCCGGCAAGGTGTTGCTGGGCGGGGCCTTGCTTTACGTCGCCGGCCTGGCTTTGATGACGGTGTCCGGCACGCCCTTGCTGTTTTCTCTGTCGGCCGGCGTGTTGCTCGGCCTGGCCTTGTCCTGTGTCACCTACAGCGTGATTTTCGGCGTGGTGGCGCGCAGCGTGCCGCCGGCCTATCGCTCGCGGGCGATGGGCATCGTCGCGGCGGCGGGCTCTTTCGGCCAGTTCGCGATGATTCCGGTGGAGCAGGGCTTGATCGACGGCCTGGGCTGGTTGCCGGCCTTGCTGATTCTGGCCGGCTGCGCGGCCTTGATGCTGCCCTTGTCCGGCTGGCTGGCGCGCGAGGACCGGCCGGCGCAAAGCGCTGCGAGCGCGCATTTGTTGCGCAGCATGGCCGATACCTTCGCCGCCGCCTGGGCGGAGCGCGGCTTCCGCCTCTTGATGGCCGGTTATTTCGTCTGCGGCTTCCAGGTGGTGTTCATCGGCGTGCATCTGCCGGCCTATCTGCGCGACCACGGCCTGGGCGGCGGCGTCGCCAGCCTGGCGCTGGCCTTGATCGGCCTGTTCAACATCTTCGGCACCATGGCTTTTGGCGAACTGGGCAGCCGCTGGTCCAAGCCCGGCCTGCTCAGTTTCATTTACCTGGCGCGCAGCGTGGTGATCGCGGTCTTCCTTCTGCTGCCGCTCAGCGGCGTTTCGGTGGCGGTGTTCGCCGCGGCGATGGGCTTTCTGTGGCTGTCCACGGTGCCGCTGACCAATGGGGTGATCGCCGGCATGTTTGGCGTGCGTCACTTGGGTATGTTGTCCGGCGCGGTGTTTTTCTCGCATCAGGTGGGCAGCTTCCTGGGGGTGTGGCTGGGCGGGGCGCTTTACGATCTGCTCGGCAACTACGATCTGGTGTGGATGCTGGCGATAGCGCTGGGCTTGCTGGCCGCCGCCGCCAATCTGCCGGTGCGGGAAACCCCGTCGGCCAGTTTCGCCAAGGAGGACGCGTGA